The DNA region TAAACAAGCGATAGTCTCTTAATTAAaggttacttgcaggatcgacctgTGAATCCTAGCACATAGTGCTAAAAAACCTTGTTTTATAGTTTTCTTTTGATAAACAACCTATTTTCGACTTGGTCGAAATAGTGATTTAAAGAGTGTAAAACATAAAGACTTCGACAGTGTAAAAAATGTAAAGAAAGTTACAAGAATTACAAGAATAAAAGTAGTGCAATTGAATGAAACTAAAGTAAACTAGTAAGACAACGTAAAATTAATTTTAAAGACTTTGTATTGAATGTAAAAGATGGTGTTTCATTGTGCATACATTCTCTTAGCCATGACTATTTTCTCTAGACGCTGGTATTTCGAGTTTTAAGTGAGATTTCTGTAGTAAAATGAAAAATGAGTTCTACAAATGAATTCTTATATATACTAGTACAAAAATAACTACTTCTAACATTCTTATCTTTAGTGTTTGCCACGTGAAGGCTTTGCATGCAGCCCGCACGACTTTGTTGTGAAAATGATGCCCAGAAAATAAAGTATGGTCGGTTTCTTGATTAACAAGAAAACCAAAAAGTAAAAGAGAATatagaagagaagagaaagaaTAATTCAAAGTGGTTAAAACTGGATTCTTAATTCAATTACACATTAAGGTTCAATGTTTATGAAATTCTGGTAAGTAGATCCTGGATGTCGTACACGATGTCACAAAACCAGGGTCAGCATATTATCACACCACAAACAATATTAGGATTTAAATAACAGTATGACAAGTAATAACACAATCAGTTATTAACCTAGTTgggtgcaacgtcacctacatctgggggccaccaagccaggaaggaaatccactatcacaTAATTAGTTTGAAGTCTTGAACAACCTCAGGTTTTATAgacttctcacctaatctctacccatgaatgtttctatctaagactctcaTATATATGAGACCTCTCTCGCTCCCATTCAACCATACAACAACTTATAACAGAAAAACACAATCCACTTTTGCTTAAAAGCTTCTGAGGGATTGTTAGTTACAACTCAATAAACCAtgtccaattcaagtatcaaggAGATACTCGAATGGCTCACACATTGCACAGACACGAAACCCTAATTTAGATAATATTCTATATTGCTTCGTTCCTTCTTAGGTTTGGAAACGATATATGAATAGCAGTGGAAAGACATGGGCTCCGAGCTTGATTTATAGCAGATCCAAGATCTCTGCACAATCTTCTGTAGATTTGATCTCAATTAAATAAGAGGTTTCCTAAAATATTTTGACATTGTTACTTTGTAAATAAATCAAGACAAAATAGTCTTTTACTTTTTAGAAAATGCTCTACATAATTCGTGAACTAAATCTTCAAAGAATCTTCAGATATAtcatttaaagaaaataaatcaCACAAGATACTAGAAATAGGCCACACTCCAATGTTGAACCAACATGTCAGGATCTTGTTCAACATCTGTTAATAATACTTGTTTTCTCAAAATGCAGCCAATCACTACATATCAGacctaacaatctccccctttggcaaattttgactAAAACAATCTTTGCATAGACCAACAGGAATGAGGGTAAGGATCATAGTAACAAACCATCATGCAAACAACCAAAATcccccccccccaaaaaaaaaCACCAGAGGCCGGCGCAGTGAAAAAAATTGCCTCACATTATCTCACACGAAGACCCTTCCTAAGAGAAAAAAAATAAATTCTCTTTAGTCAGGATGTCAGGACATTGTTCCTGACATTATTAACATTAGCAACCCCTTCGTAACAGCGAAAGAAAAAACACTCCTCCCTGAGTAGCAGATCCAGGGGGCAAAGCTGCCCTTACTCCCCCTCTATACATGCTCCCCCTCAGAGGACAAGAGGGCTAACGACTACACGTAACTAATCAGACTAACAATCAGAACAAACAACAAACATCATCATCACATATCTACTCCCCCTTTTTAGACAGAAAGTTGACAAAACTAACCTAAACAACAGAGTTAACATAACAGACAAAAGAGAGTTTAAAATCCAAACACAACCAAGATAACTTTTAAGTGCAAAAATATTCAGGGCACAACCCATAAAAAAAGAGAAGAGTAACCAACACACAAAAGAACGAGAGTGCTTCAGTCCTCATTACTGCTAGTAGCATCTTCATCATCACTTGCATTATAaccttcttcattttcttcttcttcgtatgttccatcacctttcaaacttCCTTCTTCTTCAGACAAGGCCTTCATCAACTTTTTAATCTTGCTTTTCCTCTCAGTACAACTTTTGATAGTTTCATCCAAAGTTTTGTAGGTATCTTTTAGCTCAGCAAGGATGCATGTTCTACTAGTAGGTCTGGAAGGTGTTTGTCTAGATATCATGACAGTTTCAGGAACATGTTTCCTAGTGAACATCCTATAATGTAATAAGAGAGCAGGTTCCCTTTTGTAGGTACTGTCAGAACTGATTAAGATACTTTGGTGTTGACTCAGAATAACACCACAGATCAATGAGGGAAAAGCTATGCTCCATAGCTTGATCAAAGACATAGGACCCAAAGTCAAAACTTGACTTGGTCCCAACAATATAAATAAACTTACCTAGTCCTGTAGAAATGTTGGAAGTGTGATTGGTTGGTACCCAATCAGCAACTCAAATTTTGTGGAGTATAACATACTTCACATTTAAGGCACATGTAGACAGTTTCCCTTTCCTTGGTCATTCGTTCACTTGTTTAGCAGTAATCTCTCTGCATATGACATTGTCAGAGACTTCTATTTTAGCTTGTTCTTCTTCATTTCTGCCCAAGAACCTATTGATTATTTCAGGAGAAAAATCCACACATCCTCCTCTGACATACATTTTTCTAAACTCCTTGCTCCTCTTGTTGTCACATTCCTTAGAGATGTTCATAATAAATTCTTTAACAAGCATTTCATAGCACTTGCCAAAACCAGTTACAGTTTTCATTAATCTAGCCTCTTAAGTCAGACTCATcacctttttgcattcaaaagCATCTTTACCCAGTTCCCTTTCCATAGTTAATCTTCTTTGATaaacaaatttccatttttcaaCATTCTCCATAGAGTGAAAGGAAATCTTGTCAATTGGAACTTTAGGGATATTTGCTGGAATCTTCTTCTCAGATGCTTGCTTTCTGGCAGTAGAAATGATGTCCTGAACATTGTGTTCGACATCATGGTCAAACTCACTAGACTCAGAAGGAAATTCCTTCCTCTTCAGGGATTTCTTCTTAGACACAGGAGTAACAACCTTGCTCTATCTTTTTGTAGGGCAAACACTAGCTCTTTTCCTGATAGATTTGGAGGGTGTGCTGGAGGATTCAATAGCTTAACCTTTTCTGTTCTTCAATATTTTAGATATACCTGgtgtaggagaattgccatccaaggagcagtggaatttaaaaatttctccatttagtgatccttacgaatgggcatgatcagtgatagaatcgttacctcttgtggcgattcaaacctttggtgcagatctctgataatgatcaaaacctttgatacagatccacggggcgatcacgaacgttgaacgatgacaacgtctctactcagtccacacgaacggattccttcaatcgcagtgctagctgttatgaatgaaggccttgagtgagagaaagagggaaacaaaattctaagtctctacttgaatttctgtctgagtggattggagtgacaatgcttctacccaaggggttctatttatagaaccacttgtgtgggcttcaagctaaaaagcccacttaagtgtattttggcccatatcttataatatgcccaaaatcacttaagtatttggtatcttaccatatttcgtctcccacttaagtgcaccgtaccttacggtgttccttagttactctatctctcatcaatccgtcctttgtgtgtgaccctataggtttttgcggcgttggcaattatattaaatcacgcatttaacataataaacagtgagcggtatctagcaacacatcactgctacccaagtcacgaaaatgtcatgtgatctgacaaaacctcctgtgataataattatgtgtataattacccctttgcccttatgtctatattgaacacaaggtatagacctgtcatccttgtccagttcaatattgggcccatagacatttatcctgttacgcaggatgggcaaattccatctaggacactcatgtccctcagcatgctttgtggagtacccatcaactgtctttatgattatccagttacggacaacgttggatcaacaacaaagcactcgactctacatctaggatccacagtggtttcaggtcgaagagtggtatacactattatcaccatgagaataacttatgacactttgcataactttctatatagtattctcatagcgggtcaatccggtataaatattactcctaatattcatacctatgtttaagacttgataactctttatccatgatccatgagatgtgatcatcagtctacaaacataatagtcttaatgctttaatgttatcccacttcacattaaagctcgactacggatactttaagaacaatgcccttatgtttaatgtgttctcatgattaagtcacacttaatacattaaacggactatctattctagggactttattaatcaaccataataaagaaaatgccttttattattaataaataattctatacaagtaccaaaagtattggcctctagggcttacaccaacacctgGATCCAGTCTTTGACTGATGGGAACATCATCAGAGTCCAGATCCTCAATATATACTATGTCTGTGGGTTGATCCTTTTTCTCAACAGATTTTTCATCTTTGTCAGCCAAATCACCCGTCATCCCCTCAGACCTTTCTTTGTCTTTCGATTTTTCAGGAGACAAAGTAGATACACTCATATCAGAGTTATCCATGGAGGTCTCAGTAGTGTTATTAGGTTGGGTCAAGGATGTGGAGACATTCGGCACGACATTAGTCTTGGGTCAATACCCAACACTTGAGAGATCAACACACGGATATTCTTGTCTACATCGTCTCTGTCTACAATGATCATGCTGAATTTACTCAAAGTAGTTACAGATCTAGGTCTATTACTGGTTTTAGAGGCTTTAACATCTTGCATAACATTTGTCATAACATGGCAATCATTAGAAATACCAACATTAGGTTCAACACTAATGGGATCAAGATACAGACTAGTCATAGACTAGGGTTTCTTTACTGCAGTAGAGGGTCTAAGAGTTTTTACATTTCTAGCAGTCATGGAAGGAAAGGAAGAGGTACTTACTTTAGAGGGCTTTCCTTTCCTATAAGCAGAAGTTCTAGCCTTTCTCATAGGAGTTGCATGGACAAGAACTATCGAGAGGGGAATGACATCAGTAATGACATCAGAGAGATCTATCTCAGCACCAATATTTTTAGGGTTTGAGTTCTCTTTGGAGTGCTTGCTCGGAGTAGAGACAGAAGGTTGAGACATTTTGGAGGTTTTAGGTATGGACTGCAAAGAGAAGATAAAGAGATGAGAGTGACTGAGAGTAAGGTTGAGAAAGAGAATAAAAGAGGTAGCGTGAATGATGTTGGTAGAATGGCTAGGGTGCAACGTTGGAAAAATAAGGAAAAGTTATAATGATAGTCCTTGAGTTTTGTGCACCATTAAGTGGAGGGAAGAGAAAATTTGATTTCCATATCTCCATTTTAGTAATTGCTATAATTCTTCGAGAATGCAAATGCCCAATTTGCCCCTTAATTTTTCAAACTGATTTACATCTAAGCTTTAGTAAAAATATCTGTGAGTTGCTTCTCCGTGGTTACATGCTTAAGAGTAACAATTTTGTCTTCAACAAGATCCCTAATAAAGTGATTCTGGATATTTATATGCTTAGTTCTACTATGTTGAATAGGGTTCTTGGAAATGTTAATAGCACCTAGGTTATtatagtacaatgtcatgacatcctgttggacattgtattcttctaacatttgtttcatccaaattaGTTGAGAGCAACTACTTCCTACTGCAATATATTCAACCTCAGGCGTAGATAAGGACACACTATTTTTGCTTCTTGCCGAACCAAGATATAAGATTATTTAccaagaagaaacatccttcAGAAGTGATCTTTCTGTCATCATCACTGCTTGGCCAATATGTATCATAGTATCTTGTAAGCAAGGAGTTTGCATTATGAGAATACAACATTCCATAGTCACTAGTTCCATTGATATacttcaggatccttttcacttgagTAATATGACTCATTTTGGATTCATACTGATATCTAACACATACTCCTACAGCAAATGTAATGTCAGGTCGGCTAGCTGTAAGATACAACAAACTACCAAGCATACTCTTGTATAGACTTTGATCCATATTTACACCTTTTTCATCTTTAGTCAAGTTTAAGTGAGTTGGTAtaggtgtccttttatgactaGCCATTTCCATTCCAAACTTCTTTACTATActcttggcatacttgctttgagagGTGGAGATAGTGTCATCCATTTGTTTGACTTGGAGCCCAAGAAAGTACGTCAATTCACCAacaagactcatttcaaatttaGATTGCATTTGCCTGAAAAAATGTTGCACCATTTAGTTCGACATCCctccaaacacaatgtcatcaacatatatttgagttATCATGAGTTTACCATGCTCTTCTTTAACAAATAGTGTCTTGTTTGTTCCTCATTTCTTGTATCCATTATTAACAAGGTACTCAGTGAGCCTTTCGTACCAGGCCCTAGGTATTTTCTTTAATTCATAGAGAGTTTTccttagtttgtaaacatgatctggaaAGGTGCGATTTATGAACCCCTTGGGTTGTTCAACATAAACTTCTTCGTTCAAGTACCCGTTTAAtaaggcacttttcacatccatttgaaatagaTTAAATTTAAGCAAGCAAGCCACTCCTAACAGTAGTCTTATTGACTCAAGTCGAGAAACATGGgaaaaagtctcatcaaaataaaccccttcaatttgagtgtatccttgagcaacAAGTCAAGCCTTGTTTCTGGTAACAATTcctttttcatcagatttgtTCTTGTAGATCCATTTTGTGCCAATAACATTCATTCTTTTAGGCCTAGGAACTAAGTCACATACTTCATATCTTATAAACTGGcctaattcttcttgcatagcattgatccaaaattcatcaatcaaggcttccttcacatttttaggttcaaaCTAAGAGACAAAACAAGCATTTGAAATCACATATCTAGCTCTAGTGGTGACCCCTTCATTAAGGTTTCCAATAATGAGATATGTTGGATGATCTTTCTGAACTTTGATGGAGCAAACTTTGTTGACTTGATGGTTGCCTGGTTCAATGCCTCCTAGTTCATTATTTGACTCAATAACTTCCTCATTTTCAGATGTGTCAATCTGCTGAGATGATGTGCCAACATCTTCATTAACATCAGTCCATTTTTCTGCGATATTATCATCCACTACAACGTTGATGGATTCCATCATGACTTTAGTTCTAGAATTAAAAACTCTATAGGCTCTACTGTTTGTAGAGTGTCCCAGAAATATTCCTTTATGACTCTTGGGaaccatctttcttctttgttcacGGTCAACTAGAATGTAGCATTTGCTTCCAAATACATGAAAGTATTTGACAATGGGATTCCTTCCTTTCCATAGTTCATAGTGCAGCTGAGGTACCAGTTCTTAGAGTGACTCTATTATGAATATAGCAAGCAGTATTCACTGCTTTAGCCCAAACATGGTAGGGTAGTTGCTTGGCATGAAACATGACTCTAACTTATTCTTGTATAGTCCTGTTCTTGCGTTCAACAACGCCGTTTTTCTTAGGGGTGATgggagaggagaactcatggccAATACCTTCAGAGGACAAAAATTCAGCAAATTttctattttcaaattccttactgtaacacccctttttctaccccaaaattatttagcatataatcagagtaaatcAGCACGCAgataaagaaaagggcgtcacatcgacgtttttaaaatttaaaactttcaaaaaccaacaatacacctggtcattcaaaataacacattttactcatcatgaatattcaagcaatatgcgttcgcagcgaaaaataaagaatactcatgtatttcataaaatgatccatgtcccataccatgatcatctctcaataatcacttcaaattCAGATAAACAAGTAATGACATAAAACATATCCAAATAAGTcacgagttcaataccactaatctacccagtgttacatgaccagagcattgactcatcacctaatttcaaactaaatacaGAAACTCTCCAGCTAACTTTGAGCaagctaccgtccacctactccagcaatagtactctgtagtatctgcacgatacccatgtaaaggtaacattcaaacagaaagggtgagaattcaaatcattatgaaatagcataataaggcacaatgaattaaaacacaatttaagaattcctcacacttggtataatcacgtcaatagTATTAACCAACAACCATCTCACATATTTCACGCGTACATCgcatccacatcaatacatgcattcaatgatcacataactatagacgactcaatgcaagacaatgtgactctatgcatgtggtacctcaatgtgaactcaaagtttcaccgctttccgattcaatatctagaatccaagccacgcttccgatccggacaagaccaaagccctacgtctgtttccaataaaggatcaccgcttaatactacgcctaatcccaattaaggattaacgtctgctacgtctgtttccaatgaaggatcaccgcttaatactacgcctaatcccaattaaggattaacgtctgctacgtctgtttccaatgaaggatcaccgcttaatactacgcctaatcccaattaaggattaacgtctgctgcgtttgtttccaatgaaggatcaccgcttaatactacgcctaatcccaattaaggatttctgctcatgtgaacccacagtttcaccacttccacaatgaagtcaaccatgccacgaatgaatgcacacataccaacacatcatctatgattacatatacacatccataatcataaatcattcacaatttaataatggtatacatacacattcatacaatatattattcaccaatataggccaattATCAAAgatgtacacatagatttcattccaaaacgcacataacatttaaatatcaatttttcacttttcaaacagtgttaaccggttaacgccctgggttaatcggttaacgcaaaacagaatgcgcttcttggcaatttttaacagtgttaaccgggttaacgccctgggttaaccggttaacgcaagacagaatgcaattttctcaatattataacagtgttaaccggttaacgccctgggttaaccggttaacgcaaaacagaatgatgttcctgcgctaacaacgaaacagaatgcagaattctccgcatttttcatcgttggaggacttccggacctccgatttcgattccgtaaaaagctacacgttcataaaattatgactcatccaaatatatattAATTCACAGTTTTAACATCATTTAATCATCATAATCcagagtatttatcaagacctaataattccaaaaccatgccaattaaggatttcaacctaaaacatgttcctacccattgatccaatcatactaacccataataataaggattccccccttaccttgtcaatttgatggaaaccttgactcctctcgcttttcctctcctctttctctattgccttcagtgctcaagtgcattctaattctcacttccttcactcttactatttataatagtattctagttgggcttaaatcatctaatttaatcactaggcccaataatacctaatatttaaatacctttatttaaattcaaataattaaccactcactatgcaaccaagttaattaattaattctattatttaattatttctcatatccactagataatgaattaatacaccaattaattaattaacactccacataattaaattaaacttataataataatagtataataattaaatactaaaaaaatgggttgttacaactctcccccacttaaaagattttcgtcctcgaaaattcctcaaacgaacaacttttgatacgattccctcatcttattctcgagttcccaagtaatatttCCATGCACCGGTATCACCAATGGCAATCAAGGTGTACTCTTAATAAATCACATACCTTAGATTAGTCCATCATCGGTAGGGgtctccgcaccagacaatgcaaacgCCTTTCCCTTCACTTGCTCCTTCTTCAGCTTATCACGTTGCgaactaatgtgacctttctcaccacagttgaaacaagtcacgCTCGAACCAACTCTACACTGGTTTGCTCTGTGACCAATCCTGCCACAATTGAAACACTTCACAGGATCTCTACTACAATCAACAGCACGATGACCTTCAACGCCACAGTTGAAACACGTAAGTGGAGTAGAAGATtctcccccacttggcttcttgccaaaaccggattgtttcctcttgtcatcatacggtttcccaTGATCCTGGTCTTTCTCCTTCAACCTCTTGTAGACAGAAGCACTATCCCTACTATCCTCGtcataaatccgactcttgttaaccaactctgtaaaacgagtaatctgttggtaaccaatggccttcttgatattatgtctcaagccattcacaaacttcaaacatttagatctctcagcattagcagtattgtaatgaggacaatacttgataagctcctgaaatctcgcagcataatcagcaacggtaccatttccttgcttcaattcaaggaactccacctctttcttcccacgacaatcttctgggaaatagttctccaagaaggtatcacggaaaagagtccaagtaacttcaatgttgtcttcttcgaacctctgaagagtgttattccaccaatcttcatcttccttctcaagcatatgggtaccaaactgcactttctgagcatcagtacagttcatgactctgaagatcttctcaattgctttcagccaagcttgagctttctCAGGTACATGCTCAACCTCAAAGATaggaggattgttccgctggaatctccccaaagcacggaactcatcatcatctccctTTTGGTTACCGGCATGAACAACCTGAAATGTCaaacaaacagtatcgatcgtgtcagatacacaaatcaaataccacggaaaacctactactattgaccaactggtcgaccatgctctgataccactaatgtaacacccctttttctaccccaaaattatttagcatataatcagagcAAATCAGCACGCAaataaagaaaagggcgtcacatcgacgtttttaaaatttaaaactttcaaaaaccaacaatacacctggtcattcaaaataagacattttactcatcatgaatattcaagcaatatgcgttcgcagcggaaaataaagaatactcatgtatttcataaaatgatccatgtcccataccatgatcatctctcaataatcacttcaaattCAGATAAACAAGTAATGACATAAAACATATCCAAATAAGTcacgagttcaataccactaatctacccagtgttacatgaccagagcattgactcattacctaatttcaaactaaatacggaaactctccagctaacTTTGAGCaagctaccgtccacctactccagcaatactactctgtagtatctgcacgatacccatgtaaaggtaacattcaaacagaaagggtgaaaattcaaatcattatgaaatagcataataaggcacaatgaattaaaacacaatttaagaattcctcacacttggtataatcacgtcaataatattaaccaacaatcatctcacatatttcaaacgtacatcgcatccacatcaatacatgcattcaatgatcacataactatagacgactcaatgcaagacaatgtgactctatgcatgtggtacctcaatgtgaactcaaagtttcaccgctttccgattcaatatctagaatccaagccacgcttccgatccggacaagaccaaagccctacgtctatttccaataaaggatcaccgcttaatactacgcctaatcccaattaaggattaacgtctgctacgtctgtttccaatgaaggatcaccgcttaatactacgcctaatcccaattaacgattaacgtctgctacgtctgtttccaatgaaggatcaccgcttaatactacgcctaatcccaattaaggattaacgtct from Lathyrus oleraceus cultivar Zhongwan6 chromosome 1, CAAS_Psat_ZW6_1.0, whole genome shotgun sequence includes:
- the LOC127088869 gene encoding uncharacterized mitochondrial protein AtMg00810-like — translated: MVQHFFRQMQSKFEMSLVGELTYFLGLQVKQMDDTISTSQSKYAKSIVKKFGMEMASHKRTPIPTHLNLTKDEKGVNMDQSLYKSMLGSLLYLTASRPDITFAVGVCVRYQYESKMSHITQVKRILKYINGTSDYGMLYSHNANSLLTRYYDTYWPSSDDDRKITSEGCFFLSIPKTSKMSQPSVSTPSKHSKENSNPKNIGAEIDLSDVITDVIPLSIVLVHATPMRKARTSAYRKGKPSKVSTSSFPSMTARNVKTLRPSTAVKKP